From the Amycolatopsis thermoflava N1165 genome, one window contains:
- a CDS encoding SDR family oxidoreductase yields MTIVVTGATGQLGRHVIAGLREKLPADQIVAAVRSPEKAADLGVEVREADYDRPETLAAAFAGASKVLLISGDAVGRRVPQHQAVVDAAKAAGVAHLVYTSAPHADDTPLVLAPEHKATEEIIRASGVPFTILRNNWYTENYVQNAQQAIATGVLIGSAGAGRVASATRADFAAGAVAVLTGDGHEGKVYELGGDVAWTFDDLAAEISAIAGKEIRYRNLTADEHRAALIEAGLPAETAGFVVALDQNIAEGTLAEVTGELAALIGRPTTPLGDGLAAALKEA; encoded by the coding sequence ATGACCATCGTCGTCACCGGCGCCACCGGCCAGCTGGGCCGCCACGTCATCGCGGGGTTGCGCGAAAAGCTGCCCGCCGACCAGATCGTCGCCGCGGTGCGCAGCCCGGAGAAGGCCGCGGACCTGGGCGTCGAGGTGCGGGAAGCCGACTACGACCGGCCGGAGACGCTCGCGGCGGCGTTCGCCGGCGCGAGCAAGGTGCTGCTGATCTCGGGCGACGCCGTGGGCCGCCGGGTTCCGCAGCACCAGGCCGTGGTGGACGCCGCGAAGGCGGCCGGCGTCGCGCACCTCGTCTACACGAGCGCGCCGCACGCGGACGACACCCCGCTGGTGCTGGCGCCCGAGCACAAGGCGACCGAGGAGATCATCCGCGCGTCCGGCGTGCCGTTCACGATCCTGCGCAACAACTGGTACACCGAGAACTACGTGCAGAACGCCCAGCAGGCCATCGCGACCGGCGTGCTGATCGGCAGCGCCGGCGCGGGCCGGGTCGCGAGCGCCACGCGGGCCGACTTCGCCGCGGGCGCCGTGGCAGTCCTCACCGGCGACGGGCACGAGGGCAAGGTGTACGAACTGGGCGGCGACGTCGCGTGGACGTTCGACGACCTCGCCGCCGAGATCTCCGCCATCGCGGGCAAGGAGATCCGCTACCGCAACCTGACCGCCGACGAGCACCGCGCGGCGCTGATCGAGGCCGGGCTGCCCGCGGAGACGGCCGGGTTCGTGGTGGCGCTGGACCAGAACATCGCCGAGGGCACGCTCGCGGAGGTGACCGGCGAGCTGGCGGCGCTGATCGGGCGCCCGACGACCCCGCTGGGCGACGGTCTTGCCGCCGCACTGAAGGAAGCCTGA